The following are encoded together in the Erwinia sp. E602 genome:
- a CDS encoding flagellar hook-length control protein FliK, with translation MIPLPTPVTASTTTATATPITSSRSGTFATDTNASTDAATAGDGAQPEFLTLLGNRLLSLAQQSGTGKPTLPDVSTEQSASDKSAAKSRLSDLLSALDKPDALNALLQPQTSGTLPAATGDSDSQLKPAIALSDMDLQALQALQAMLPASTLVPRTTQTAGKGEGLATDETDAGNGRAAGLLTSTTTSGTPRSSGQPLLSAHNDAGNQATDAAESASGPAFQQVMSTIGKDIDKENSSSATNATITTNAISAATAPLTPAGSSLVTAPATPQLNSQLGSPEWQQALGQQILMFSRNGQQTAELRLHPQDLGSIQISLKLDNDQAQLSLVSNHSQVRAALEAALPQLRSALAESGINLGQSNVSSDAFPQNQSFAGQQEQQRNNSGSQFSLASENSSDVTPLAVPAALQARAAGSSAVDIFA, from the coding sequence ATGATCCCTTTGCCAACACCGGTTACTGCGTCCACGACGACAGCGACAGCCACGCCGATTACCAGCAGCCGTTCCGGCACCTTCGCGACGGATACCAACGCATCCACCGATGCCGCCACCGCTGGCGACGGCGCGCAGCCAGAATTTTTGACCCTGCTGGGCAACCGTCTGCTCTCACTGGCACAGCAGAGCGGCACCGGTAAACCTACCCTGCCTGACGTCAGCACGGAACAGAGCGCCTCTGACAAGAGCGCGGCGAAGTCACGTCTCAGCGATCTGCTCTCCGCGCTGGACAAACCGGATGCGCTGAACGCGCTGCTGCAGCCGCAGACCAGCGGCACGCTGCCTGCCGCCACCGGCGACAGCGACAGCCAGCTCAAACCGGCGATCGCGCTCAGCGACATGGATTTACAGGCCCTGCAAGCCCTGCAGGCGATGCTGCCGGCCAGTACGCTGGTGCCGCGCACGACGCAGACCGCAGGTAAAGGTGAAGGCCTCGCCACCGATGAAACCGATGCCGGAAACGGGCGCGCAGCCGGCCTGCTGACCAGCACCACCACCAGCGGCACGCCACGCAGCAGCGGCCAGCCCCTGCTGAGTGCCCACAACGATGCTGGTAATCAGGCTACAGACGCGGCAGAATCGGCATCTGGCCCGGCTTTTCAGCAGGTTATGAGCACTATTGGTAAAGATATCGATAAAGAAAATTCAAGTTCTGCTACTAATGCGACGATAACTACAAATGCCATCAGTGCCGCAACCGCTCCGCTGACGCCAGCGGGTAGCTCGCTGGTCACCGCACCGGCCACGCCGCAGCTTAATTCTCAGCTCGGCAGCCCGGAGTGGCAGCAGGCACTGGGACAGCAGATCCTGATGTTCAGCCGTAACGGGCAGCAGACCGCCGAACTACGTCTGCACCCGCAGGACCTGGGCAGTATCCAGATCAGCCTGAAGCTGGATAATGATCAGGCACAGTTGAGCCTGGTGTCGAACCACAGTCAGGTACGCGCCGCGCTGGAAGCCGCGCTTCCACAGCTGCGCAGTGCCCTGGCTGAGAGTGGCATCAACCTGGGTCAAAGTAATGTAAGTAGCGATGCGTTCCCGCAGAACCAGTCCTTCGCCGGGCAGCAGGAGCAGCAGCGTAATAACAGCGGAAGCCAGTTTAGTCTTGCTTCGGAAAATAGCAGTGATGTGACGCCTCTTGCCGTACCTGCCGCCCTGCAGGCGCGCGCCGCAGGGTCCAGCGCTGTCGATATTTTCGCCTGA
- the fliJ gene encoding flagellar export protein FliJ has protein sequence MAKQASAIDTLRDLALKDVEKAAIQLGDMRRAQKQADEQLNMLLNYQDEYRSNLNNTMTQGIASTRWYNYHQFIETLEKAIQQHRQQLTQWNQRVEGALNLWRDKQQRLHAYETLQARAAANALLQENRLDQKRMDEFAQRALLRKGE, from the coding sequence ATGGCTAAACAGGCCTCAGCAATTGACACCCTGCGCGACCTGGCGCTGAAAGATGTCGAGAAAGCCGCTATCCAGTTAGGCGATATGCGGCGCGCACAGAAACAGGCAGATGAGCAGCTGAACATGCTGCTCAACTACCAGGATGAGTACCGCAGTAATCTCAATAACACCATGACTCAGGGGATTGCCAGCACCCGCTGGTACAACTACCACCAGTTTATTGAGACGCTGGAGAAGGCCATTCAGCAGCATCGCCAGCAGCTGACGCAGTGGAATCAACGGGTTGAAGGTGCACTTAACCTGTGGCGCGACAAACAGCAGCGGCTGCATGCCTATGAGACGCTGCAGGCCCGCGCGGCCGCTAACGCGTTATTACAAGAAAACCGTCTCGATCAGAAACGGATGGATGAATTTGCCCAACGGGCACTATTGAGGAAAGGCGAATGA
- the fliL gene encoding flagellar basal body-associated protein FliL, translating into MTDNAKAKSGKRKLLIPVLLVVTLVACSVAGYTVWRSMNSPANATAAAKPEPPPAPVFFALDTFTVNLINPDNDPDRVLYVGFTLRLPDEDTRRRLNDYLPEVRSRLLLLLSRQNAATLANEQGKQELVTQIKQVLAPPLVQGQPQQVVTDVLFTAFILR; encoded by the coding sequence ATGACTGATAACGCTAAAGCCAAAAGCGGCAAACGTAAGCTCCTGATACCGGTGTTGCTGGTAGTAACTCTGGTCGCTTGCAGCGTGGCGGGCTATACAGTCTGGCGCTCGATGAACTCTCCGGCTAACGCCACTGCGGCTGCTAAGCCGGAGCCACCGCCGGCGCCGGTGTTTTTTGCTCTGGACACTTTTACGGTCAATTTGATCAATCCTGACAACGATCCGGATCGCGTGCTCTACGTAGGCTTTACCCTGCGTTTGCCGGATGAAGATACCCGTCGTCGTCTGAATGATTATTTACCGGAAGTACGCAGCCGACTGCTGCTGCTGTTATCGCGTCAAAACGCTGCTACGTTAGCCAATGAGCAGGGTAAGCAGGAATTAGTAACACAGATCAAACAGGTACTGGCACCTCCGCTGGTGCAAGGACAACCCCAGCAGGTCGTGACCGACGTACTGTTTACGGCCTTCATACTGCGGTGA